The Helianthus annuus cultivar XRQ/B chromosome 15, HanXRQr2.0-SUNRISE, whole genome shotgun sequence genomic sequence TCTCTTTAATCACTTTTTGCATAATAGTCGAAACATCACAActaggtgttttaactacaaaattctagtttcgagccttctttgaggcatttcaacgaacaccttaagggcagaattttacatgtttatttatcatgtctctagcttatctcttaccccaaatttcacataaatcaaccatcTTACAAAGTGGTTAACTTCTATAATTTCTGAATTCACTTCAAAATCGTCTATTTACACTAGATcaacaatctatttcctagtgttcatcatattaacataaaacccacttagcttATCAATGGATCATCATGAATCTCATAGTTTTTTTTTCCAACAATCTAACAtgttattgactagggtttactcctagacatcatATTACTTCAAGATTCACTCATGCATGacataatcaagctcaatttCAGTTTCTTACAAATAACCTAGAATTTGAGATGGATCAAAACGTcacaattttacataccttgtgatcctttCAACTTGGTGTTCATGAATACaagcttggatttcgatttgggactGATTTGGCCTCTCAATTTCTTGGATTTAGGCAAGTTAGGGTTGAACAAAGGAACTCCTTTGCTCCTGTGGAAGAcatcgaccagaacacacactcaaggtgtgtgttttggtgtagagagttttatttaattaaaacttGCTTCTAGTTTGTCCCTTATGGCCCCTCTAATTCACCCAAGTTACATTGAGTGTATTTTAACCAATTTCTTTATTACTACAAGATTTGtaatttaactaggttatttaCTTCCTAGTTATTTTATCTTGTTCATAACCGATATTTAATATATATGTACGAAACCTATATATCTTTGGGGTGTTTCCCTATCCTTTATATTTCGAGTCCCGtcaactcgggccttttataaacTTATTTCCTTAAAATTATTCATTCacgttttattaaatattaggtttatttattaaattcctaatatttaccgggttacttctaccgctaacggtactttacccgtcttttagtattaacggggtttgattagtaaacccacttccactcgggaagctcaggctgttgtagtgtaacgccccaaaaccgaATTATTAAATTTGTTAGTAAGACCCCATGTCTAATAAAATAGAATGTAGTAATTAGGTTATTGAACCTAGTTAAATGCTTAGTCAAAACAAACAAGGACATGAAATTGGGTTAATTATGAGCAAGTGTCAAACATGAGGGGGTTGATTTGGAAAGAATGGAAAgagaaaatataaaataaaaattaaaaaccccaaacacacacacctgggtgtgtgtgtatgtgtgtgtgttcgaTCAGAGGAGAAGAAGAAATGGGGAAACCCCTCTCAAACCCTAATCAACGAATGGGATGGATTATGGCCGAAATCGAACTTGCATGAGCCCTAAAAGTGATTATCTAAGCAAGCTTTAGCCAAGGTATGCCTTAATTTTTAGTTTTGATGAACAAccatgaagtgggttttgatgaatATGTAAGTTTGATCCAAATTAGGATGAAAGTTTACTATTGCTATCATGTTTAAGTTGAATTATGGCTAAATTTTGGTTGTCATAGTGATTTGGAATGAAACCTATGTCAATGAGTATGAGAATAGTCATGATGAATATGTGTATGTTGATGATTATGTTGATGCATAGGATATGTGGTAGGTTTTGATGGTAACATGATGCAAAATTTATGACAAAGTGATCTTGCTTGAATATGGAAAGAATATGCTtgaattacttgtacattatgcataaatgtTAGTACGCACGCctagtgtttgatgaaatgtctaggcgAAGCTAGAAAGTGAAATTATTGCAAGAATTTGGTAATTTGGTGTAGAATGTGATAATGTTATGTTAGATAGTTAAGTTAGCATGAGATACGTGTTTTGGATGAAATACATGTGAGTAGTTAGTTGATGAGATGGTTCCGTGAAAGTATGCATTAGGAATTAGTACCCGATGCTTGAAAAGTGGTGCACACCATGAGACGGACTATTGGCttaatggtaatttaggatgagCATGTACTAAGTGAAGAAGTTGTGAGCTACTAGTTAAGTATGATGTTACGTTTCATTAAAATGGCTAACTTGGTATGTAGTTGTCAAATGTAGGATTATGAAAATGTAAGTATGTGTAAATTGATTTTGTGTAACTAGGTGATCATGTAGTTTATGTGTCATACAACATCATGTATGAAATgaatatgatgtcatcattatgGCCTACTATATCAACATGAATGCGTGTTCATAAGTTGGAGgttatatgctagaaggttgactttctgaaagtcaaccgaGAATTTATAACATGATTAAGTATTTGACacaaatgaaagaattgagagaTCATGGGATATGTGTTAGATCGATTATGTGTTATGTAAGataatgaaatttgaatttttaagatattgaacaatgtggttgacaattCATGTCGTATACGTGATAGAGAAAGTCAATGTAAATAAGAATTTGGTAAATGTGTGTTAATTTGAAAgagcatgaatactaacattattatggtaTGACGCATGAAAGAATTGGAACCACAcaagcatggaccaagcatggaaggctaacggatCAATATGAGacaaggaagcggttacgagcacggatgcacaaggtaagtgacttccgactcacttcttagtatacataagAACTTATTCTGGATATTAAATGAAGGGAAGTCATGTAAGGTATGAAATGATTGAAAGTATTAAGATAACTATTGATCTAGATAGTCGAAGGTAGTTTAtgggaccaaacgggtcggataAATAAGAATAAGTGAGGTAACGGTAATAATACGGGTAATGATTAAGGACCCGGGGAAAGAATCTTAGTCTAATATGTGAGGAATTGTTTTACGGATGTTtaggaacaagtttcaagtgaaacggatgcaaaacgagcaagttatgcaAATTTTAGTTTTGAAATGGAAGGCTGATCTGGGcgtcaccgtagcttacggtgcccaccgtaagttacggtgggagCTGGGGCTttatttctgccgtaaggcagtataaGGCTGCCGTAGGACttttggggccaccgtaagctacggtagccaccgtagcttacggtggaggtcaggtacAAATGTAAAGTTTGTGGATTTCTTTGTTCTTCCTTCGAATTTGGACCCCGTGGACCCATTCCAAGCCTTGTTAAGCTTCTATAATGATCCTTAACCCTACTAAATGGCTTGGTAAGTTATGGATGAGTATGAAACTCATTTTTAAGAACCGAAACATACCCGATAGATATTTTTGAAAGCGTTTAAGATGTGCGAATAAGATCGGGGTATGTAAGCGAGTATGCGGGGTAACGAATTAAGTACGTgggtatgtgtgtatgtatgtatgtatgtatttatgtatAGATTTCActaatgaatgtatgtatgtgtatagtTATGTTTCGTTTTAAGTATGGGTGTAAGTATGTAGATATGTACGTAGGTAAGTATATATGTAGGTAACGGTGTAGGTGCGTATGCGGGGAGTCATACATGGGTGTAAGTATTATGTATTTAAGTGTGAAGGTGCATATGCGTGTAGGTGTGAACGTATATATGCGGATGCTAGTATGCATGTATACAGGGGCGGAAACAGAGGGGGGTCAAGAGGGTCCGTTGACCCTCCGGTCACCggaactttttgaatttttatttatatattttgagttttcgaagaacaaacttagagatggaccccctaatttgaaccagtatagaatataagcttatgatgaccccctaactaaatcgttctggttccgccactgcATGTATAACCGAATGCCAGAAGGTAAGTACGTATGTTCATATGATTTCAATATgattgtgtattgatgcaaataacagtgtaccttgagaatgaagaATAATACAGGTACAATGATGAAGTCTCTCTGGAGAATGGATACTCAGACGGAAATGCCTAAGTATAAAGGGATAACGGAATAGAAAGTAAGAGTGTATGAAACTTGTTACGTTCATATCGTGTACTAATGTTTGAAATTGTATGGTAAGTGTAGGTTGTATGAGTCACGGAGGATCACTGAGGAGcggagatcgaagaccgagtcacaagttagattgtacgggaatacttGATTATGTAAAATGATAGTTATAAGTTATGCTTTTATTTTGTAAATGTGTACAAAAGATACATATATTGTAAGAAGGTATTTTATAATGAACTTGCAAGTAAGTCAAAAATGTTTTAACGAAAGAAATTTTTATAGTACAaattccgctgcgtcttttcagttaaagcgtgtttGGGTGTTAcatgtagcaagccagatggcttttggtgctcggctttgacttgagcacaagtcaagcactttgctacgtgggcggctacagactttttcaagcctatccaccaatagtttgcctttagatcttgatacatcttgtcagcaccaggatggactgagtatttggaactatgggcttcctggaggataacatctcgtagtcctccataaataggaacccatatacgtccgttcagcctcaagattccatccttgctaagagtcaactgctcctcaattactcctagcttctcatttggatagttagcttccaacacagcctctcgctgcgCAGCTAGTATCCTTTctatcaaattgttcttgacctcaatgctctttgCATTGAtgcgaatgggttttaccctttcttttctgctcagggcatcagcgactacattcgccttgccgggatggtacctgatctcgcattcatagtcattcagggtttccatccaacggcgttgcctcatgttcaactccttctggttgaacaggtgctggaggcttttgtggtcggaataaatcacaaatttaatgccgtaaaggtaatgcctccacaattttagtgcaaatacaacggcacccaattccaagtcgtgggtggtgtaattcttttcatgcacctttagttgtcttgaagcataggcaatcaccttgcccttctgcataagcacacaccccatgcctgtgtgtgatgcgtcgcagtaaaccacgaactcatcagtaccttctggtaatgtcaacacaagagcgttgcttagcttcttCTTCAGGACTTCGAAAGACTtctgctgctttgggccccaaataaacttttccttcttcttggtcaagtacgtcaagggcgcagcaatcctcgaaaaattctcaatgaacctcctgtagtaccctgccaatcccaggaaactacgaatttcggtaggcgtctttggctcctgccagttcatgaccgcctctaccttagcgggatccacctggataccacgctcactcacaacgtgacccaaaaactgaacctctcttagccagaattcacatttcgagaatttggcgtagagtttctcacgttgtagtaattcgaggatgcaacggaggtgcttctcgtggtcagtttggcttttggaatatataagaatgtcgtcgatgaagactatgacaaatttgtccaagtacggcttgcagacgcgattcatgagatccatgaacgcagccggtgcatttgtgagcccaaaaggcatcactaggaactcgtaatgaccatagcgagtcctaaatgctgtcttatgtacatcttcatctctgacccttagttgatgatagcccgacctcaagtcgatcttcgagaaatagcttgctccttgtagctggtcgaacagatcgtcgatccttggcaggggatatctgttctttatggtaactttatttagctctcgataattgatacacaaccgcatcgatccgtccttcttctttacaaataggacaggtgctccccagggggatgaactaggtcggataaaaccttttgccagcagttcatccaactgggtcctcagttccttcatttccgtcggagctagtcTGTAGGGCGCTCtcgctatcggagctgctccaggaatgatgtctattctgaactccacttgtctatctggtggcaaaccaggtagttcttcgggaaaaacctcgggatattcagaaataacaggaagatcttctatcttcggcttaggctcttcaattatcacctgagccatgtaaatgacacagcctctgttcaaacacctagaagctttgagcatagatacgtcctcgggcaatccgtactgcgtatctcctcaaatggtaagcgattcaccactcggagtctttaacactatatgccttttgccgcaaatgatttgggcctggttacgcgataaccagtccatgcctagaacaatgtcgaaacccgctagtttgaagggaagtagagataagggaaaagaatggttcttaatggacatttcacatccctctagaacagtggagacggtttctatcgtgccgtctgctagctctacttcgtattttacatctagggttttgatcggcatatttaacagttggcaaaatttctggtctacaaaggatttattggcgccagaatcgaatagtactcttgcaaatatattatttacgagaaaagtacctgtaagcacattgtcgtcctgaaccgcctcctttgcatccatgcgaaagactctcgcatttgacttcttagtctcctccgcctttctggcgttcttagggcagttgctcttgatgtgccccttttcattacaaccatagcaggttgcatctttgatcttcttgcactccacagtcttatgatccttggacttgcatagtccacaggaaggagtcttttgctgtgactgtgaattcgacgcaaacctacatttcccagagtggggtttcttgcagattttgcagtagGGTCtctcaccagcttgcccatctttcttcgtctcAGTCCCTCTCTTGCCGTCACCGCCACCATGGTGGTTCTTTCCAGACCgccgtgaggtatcatcctcgcgtttcctcttctcagcctccttgctccttatgGTCCTCAAACGGACCGCATCTAatgtgagagacaaggagaggtcagtaactgacctgaaggttgTCGGCCtggaggccttcacactggccttaatcgcaggctctaagcccccaatgaaacgggcaattcttcggggttctggtgtcacaagatatgggaCCAgccgagacatcgtattgaagctcgttaAATATGCCTGgtagtccaggttcgtcatcaccagcgacacaaagtcagcctctatcttctcaacctcatgctgagggcagtagttttcctttaTGAGAGAAATAAATTCCTCCCAggtcatcttgtataaagcagacttacttGAAGCCTGCACCAAAGCCCTCCACCATgtcagggcctcgcccttaaatgactgggacacaaacttcaccacgtccttctctgcacacccgctgatgtccacaatagtgtccatctcatctagccaggtgatacaatcaacagcacctttctcccctttaaattcccggggcttacaagatacaaagtatttgtaggtgcaacccttggcaccagaTGCATCAGTGTATTCTCGCTCGCGACGAATACTATTTTCagctgacgagtgattgtcgtcatctttcttgggttgagaaggtggtttggagtgtgtctttggtttggagagtggttttgtTACAGACCTGCTGTTGGACTCGGTGTATTGACGGTCAAGAGCCGCCTGAACAGCATTATCAATTAGAGCCTTTAGTTGGGCGCCGGTCAGATGCACCTGCGCATTATCGTAATCCTCTTCGCTTGTATGGCTGTTTACTCCGTTAGGATCCGccatttgtaacttgaatctgttacagaagataacaaaattttatttagtagcttattatggaattgtcttctatgacaattcgttaaccatggtaacagagaccatattggGTTAATTTATCATACATTTAAtgttaggatttgaatatatcctattgtagctataacaataatattggcggcataaagcctaatcacgaggatgttttataatatcaGCCGAGATTACAGAATATCAacggcatagaggtttgaaccgtagttctatTACCCCTtttctggcagggagtcatagaccaccactgtcttctGTCTGTATAAGACTATTATttcggcccataggcactacaccactaatggatgtttcaatatggttggcctgtaggcactacatcactaatggatgttttaatatgattggcccgtaggcactacatcactaatggatgttttaatatgattggctcgtaggcactacatcactaatggatgttttaatattttgatcaccttcattggtgttTTAGCCCATGATTTAcaaaatcatttagttgggtcttGAAATCCCtaaaaggattattgtataagaatgacgtgtgtgattataacgaatcacatctgccatgagtgttaacatgcttacagaggttaacagggaatctgaaccttttaattaggtcttaccatcttgaccggatcttaaaagacaccaggctaggtttcaccttttaagattctttatttaggcagatcaatgtaaaaggaatggtttggatttatttcatacatattaaaacaaaactcataaaatacattccataaatttcaaatattaccacatattgccctaaacgggtctttaaaCAGTACATACCTTTATAAAGGTTAATAAAAGATAGGTCCGTACAGGGACTAGTACATGACATGTGTCCTTGTAGGTTTTAACGGATaagtccatgcaaggactaaaatacgataagtgtccacgcagggacttatttcaaaagtagaaattacagtaatATAACcataagggctaatggtcacgcttcttctttttgccctttagtaggtttgctaagcctttgagaaatcctcggtggctctttttctcttcctcaaactctctctccacacgatctagtcgttggagtatctcttcctgctCAGGGGGAGAGAAATGTGGTTGTGGTTGAGGAACTGGAGGTCTTGGTgcgctggatacccatgagctgagtaatccggtatTCCTCTGTTCCCGTCGGGATATCGAGTGTTATACCTTgacgctaccacatatgggttgCGCTCGTAATTGTAGTTGTAGTGAGCTTGCGACGTTGGCTCAAACGGGTTATAAGCCGTTGCGTACGGAGGCAATGGGCGGTCGtccccaaatggtggcgaagatggcgcaactggtgcggagttcgcctcttGAACTGGGCTTGAAGGCCCTTCCTCCGGTACGGATGGATAATGGCTActtgaatgtcgaggggtgctaaagtggaattcccctccacGGGTAGACATTcttgcgcctgatcttctacgccttggcggatcggGCATTACTGGCTGAGTAGCTGGGGGAGGCGGTGGCGTCACTGCCTCGAAGTGGGGATCCTCGGAAGGATCTCGtggatgttgttgctgctgctgcgatGCTTGTTGAGATGGTGTATAATACCACTCATGTTGATCAAACAAGGCCAtgaagctgtctgggccttggtactgcggaccatgataggAAGATCCATCGGAGATCTCAATCgggtgcgtgggcgtaccacgtgCTGGTTCTGTaggatccgtgtcttcatccatgtgatcttcagaaaagtggtcttgaggaccaagcggaacaaatccagcgagttcctgtatgtagtcagccggattgaaCTGACCTCGAAAGTATGGGGTAGGATCACCAAAAGCACGGTGAGACACCGAGCGCTGTAGAGGTATGTAGGATGGCTGGGGGTTGTTCGGATCATTTTCGGAGTCCGGTCCGAAAGAGTGACGATAGGATGGCGTCGAACTGTGCGAGGTCGAATGCCTAGCTGgctcgtaaagatctcttcgtcgttgtggttcttcgctcctcgtCATCGAAGGAGGTCTTGTACCCGATGGTCTAGCTTCATGATCGTTACGAGTAACAAtctctcctcggcctcttcttccccttcctcgtcctcgaaatataacaggtggcattttcctgcttcaaaacttattaaaaatcataatgaaaataaagacaaaaaggagtattaatccgaatttgtcctaagttattgtctagactcaagtatgtgcaattgtgtcattgagattaaacacattaggatagtgtttaattcactcaacgttggctctgataccaacctgtcacaccccgatttccacgtgtatcaccggtgggcccggtgggggattaccgtgacgatgttggcaacaatatagtcaaccacacaattatataaatgcacagcggaagcttaaagataaatatatataaacttcaacctctggttgtaatatcaaatgtattacagaagtcgaataattccacagcggatcaaataataaagtattgttcattCAGAcacagcatcgagtttgcgagactatttaCGATGCTTAGGAAccaataccagcccatttcgtatagtaactgcacttaatctttttggggaaaatacgtcagtttacactggtaaatacgttcaactgacacatttgaaaatgtttattaaaattgatttaaatgcacaaggcacaaactcttttataacttgggaaaattattaaaatcttgtgaacgttttacatgttcttttatgcgttcagtagcccgggtcgtgccgggttaaagattaatagacacaccacattgtgtaaaaccgtagtataaaaaccaacggctacgtcttttaattaaatatcgacaatatataccgggtgtacgcctacaccgggatgtcgatggtcgtggccatttcgtaaaatgatgccaaggatatccgggacaacggtcattaaccccccaaaggcttttaagaaacaaaactgtttaaatgagccgatcatattatttaattaaccacctaagcgatggaaaaatataatgctcaatcaagcggtattaacataccgtatcccaagcccgtataggggaaataagttaaagtatttacctttgcaagtatattccttaatttgattaaatcaccgatagcttttactggggctcctaatctggaacgaaggttttaattaacctcttagaatcctaacgagtctttatattggccgtagcctagaccggttggttccggattataaatatggtttaatcgcgcggaaaggcgaaaaccgagaatggagggtgattctgacccaacaagttcagagacttgtgttatatgggttt encodes the following:
- the LOC118487412 gene encoding protein HOMOLOG OF MAMMALIAN LYST-INTERACTING PROTEIN 5-like, producing the protein MDEDTDPTEPARGTPTHPIEISDGSSYHGPQYQGPDSFMALFDQHEWYYTPSQQASQQQQQHPRDPSEDPHFEAVTPPPPPATQPVMPDPPRRRRSGARMSTRGGEFHFSTPRHSSSHYPSVPEEGPSSPVQEANSAPVAPSSPPFGDDRPLPPYATAYNPFEPTSQAHYNYNYERNPYVVASRFKLQMADPNGVNSHTSEEDYDNAQVHLTGAQLKALIDNAVQAALDRQYTESNSRCGPFEDHKEQGG